A single Filimonas effusa DNA region contains:
- a CDS encoding DUF3037 domain-containing protein, which produces MPENILFEYAVIRVVPRVEREEFMNVGVIVFCKRPAFLRMRYQVNESRLLALDPALDIAELRSYLQAFEAVALGQCSTSVISKLDAASRFRWLTATRSTILQTSRVHPGLCQLPEVTLNQLFEELVG; this is translated from the coding sequence ATGCCAGAGAACATCTTATTTGAGTATGCCGTTATTCGTGTAGTACCCAGGGTAGAACGCGAGGAATTCATGAATGTGGGAGTGATCGTCTTCTGCAAGCGACCTGCTTTTCTCCGGATGCGCTACCAGGTAAATGAATCGCGCTTACTGGCACTGGATCCGGCACTCGATATCGCTGAATTACGCAGCTATTTACAGGCTTTTGAAGCGGTGGCCCTGGGCCAGTGTTCCACCAGCGTCATCAGTAAACTCGACGCAGCCTCCCGCTTTCGCTGGCTTACCGCCACCCGCAGCACCATCCTGCAAACGTCGAGAGTACACCCGGGTCTGTGCCAGCTTCCGGAAGTAACGCTGAACCAACTTTTCGAGGAATTGGTAGGATAA
- a CDS encoding MauE/DoxX family redox-associated membrane protein produces the protein MKISRFAYFVLRLPIALSLLGHGLVRLPKLSGFSNWMTTLMAKSILPSALIVPFSYAVPFIEFITGLLLLIGLFTRQVLYVGIALMAVFIFGNTTIENWEPITSQLVHAGYMAALLLLLPYCSSWEDIAARKSL, from the coding sequence ATGAAAATCTCCCGGTTCGCCTATTTTGTACTTCGTTTGCCAATAGCTTTATCGCTGCTGGGCCATGGCCTGGTGCGCTTACCCAAGCTGTCCGGTTTCAGCAACTGGATGACAACGCTTATGGCGAAATCGATCCTACCATCGGCATTGATCGTTCCATTCAGCTACGCTGTTCCATTTATAGAATTCATCACAGGCTTGCTATTACTTATTGGCCTGTTCACCCGCCAGGTTTTATATGTTGGCATTGCGCTCATGGCCGTTTTCATATTTGGCAATACCACTATCGAAAACTGGGAGCCGATCACCTCGCAACTGGTACATGCGGGCTATATGGCAGCACTGTTGCTGCTGCTCCCCTATTGTAGTTCATGGGAAGACATAGCTGCCAGAAAATCTTTGTAA
- a CDS encoding aldo/keto reductase: protein MKTRRDFLAQAASASVAIAATPFAAFSGSGDKAASPLSGDSPTIPGHATQLSGKLHNEFHFPQNFGIGGVGLGNGFHANSNEQINATLQAAWDAGVRYYDTSPFYGYGLSERRLGHFLFEKNRADYLLSTKIGRVFEADPAFKINPSNLWKGQLNFKYRYDYTASGVRRSIEDSLQRLGLSSIDMVLVHDLSPDTPDQGAKWLDHFAVAAKGAFPELTKMREEGIIKSWGMGVNTPEPILKALEVADPDIMLVAIQYSLLVHKNALNVVFPAMQQKKVKAIIGGPLNAGFLANRDRFNYGGTIPPEMVQKREAINTIIKKYNIDLRTAALQFCAAHPVVGAVIPGASTAEQAKTNAEAMTKKIPSQLWEDLKKAKLIEANAPVPA, encoded by the coding sequence ATGAAAACAAGAAGAGATTTCCTGGCCCAGGCAGCAAGCGCCTCCGTTGCTATTGCAGCAACGCCATTCGCCGCCTTTTCAGGTAGCGGCGACAAAGCCGCCTCACCGTTATCCGGCGATAGCCCGACGATACCAGGTCATGCAACACAGTTATCTGGAAAACTGCATAACGAATTTCATTTCCCGCAAAACTTCGGCATCGGCGGCGTAGGACTGGGAAATGGTTTTCATGCCAACAGCAATGAACAAATTAACGCTACCCTGCAGGCCGCATGGGATGCAGGTGTACGTTACTACGACACCTCTCCTTTCTACGGATATGGGTTAAGCGAACGCAGGCTTGGCCATTTCCTGTTTGAAAAGAACAGGGCCGACTACCTGTTATCCACCAAAATAGGGCGTGTATTTGAAGCAGATCCTGCTTTTAAAATCAACCCTTCCAACTTGTGGAAAGGCCAACTCAATTTCAAATACCGTTACGACTATACCGCCTCCGGTGTCCGCCGTTCCATAGAAGACTCCCTGCAACGCCTGGGATTATCTTCCATAGACATGGTACTGGTACACGATCTTTCTCCCGACACACCGGATCAGGGTGCCAAATGGCTCGACCATTTTGCCGTAGCCGCCAAAGGAGCCTTCCCTGAACTAACTAAAATGAGGGAGGAAGGCATTATCAAGTCGTGGGGCATGGGCGTCAATACCCCGGAACCTATTTTAAAGGCCCTGGAAGTAGCTGATCCCGACATTATGCTCGTTGCTATTCAATACAGTTTACTGGTTCATAAAAACGCCTTAAACGTGGTATTCCCGGCCATGCAGCAAAAGAAAGTAAAGGCTATTATAGGCGGCCCGTTAAATGCCGGTTTTCTCGCCAACAGGGATCGTTTCAATTACGGCGGAACGATACCGCCCGAGATGGTTCAGAAAAGAGAAGCCATCAATACAATTATAAAAAAATACAACATAGACCTGAGAACGGCAGCCTTGCAATTCTGTGCAGCACACCCCGTTGTAGGTGCAGTGATTCCCGGCGCCAGCACGGCAGAACAAGCGAAAACCAATGCAGAAGCAATGACAAAAAAGATACCTTCCCAGTTATGGGAAGATCTGAAAAAAGCAAAGCTGATAGAGGCTAACGCTCCTGTTCCCGCATAA
- a CDS encoding serine hydrolase domain-containing protein, producing MKTITVLLICILSVLLHTPASAQSSFTKVDQWLEANTPAMGGRAILMIYKDGKIVYSHAENEMSRKQQMVNKFIARRSGKQANTDDFTTTSRQMIASCSKWLSAALIMTFVDEGKLQLTDTVGKFLPILTQNGKGNITISQCLSHTTGIKPVSLKDDLAAMKKMNGMDEAIAAISVLPMEGEPGKVFHYSNAGLQIAGAVIEKISGKSFETLFAERIARPLGMKNTDFGKGKLALPAGGASSTPEDYIHFLVMILNKGVYEGKRILSEKAITEMQINRIGKDVKLAYSPTEAGNFGYGYGEWVMETSTATQLTKAVTSPGLFGSFPWVDNEKKYCAFLMCFYIKNDGRHERYKELKQLVDEAIK from the coding sequence ATGAAGACTATCACCGTTTTGCTGATCTGCATTCTCTCAGTGTTGTTACACACACCGGCATCTGCCCAAAGCTCTTTCACCAAAGTAGATCAGTGGTTAGAAGCCAATACTCCGGCAATGGGAGGCCGAGCCATACTAATGATTTATAAAGACGGTAAAATCGTTTACAGTCATGCCGAGAACGAAATGAGCCGCAAGCAGCAGATGGTGAACAAATTCATAGCACGTCGCAGCGGAAAACAAGCCAATACAGACGACTTCACCACTACCAGCAGGCAAATGATCGCCAGCTGCAGTAAATGGCTAAGCGCCGCCCTTATCATGACTTTTGTTGACGAAGGCAAACTGCAGCTTACGGATACCGTTGGTAAATTTCTGCCCATACTCACACAAAACGGCAAAGGCAACATTACCATCAGCCAATGCCTTTCCCATACCACCGGCATCAAACCTGTTTCCCTGAAAGATGATCTTGCCGCCATGAAAAAAATGAATGGCATGGATGAAGCCATAGCTGCCATCTCAGTCCTCCCTATGGAAGGAGAACCCGGAAAGGTCTTTCATTACAGCAATGCTGGTTTACAAATCGCAGGAGCCGTTATTGAAAAGATCAGCGGCAAAAGTTTCGAAACCTTATTTGCAGAACGTATTGCCCGTCCCCTGGGCATGAAGAATACCGATTTCGGCAAAGGCAAGCTGGCATTACCCGCCGGCGGCGCCAGCAGTACCCCGGAAGACTATATTCATTTCCTGGTTATGATACTTAATAAAGGCGTTTATGAAGGCAAACGCATTCTAAGCGAAAAAGCCATTACCGAAATGCAGATCAACCGCATCGGCAAAGATGTAAAACTGGCTTACAGCCCCACAGAAGCCGGCAATTTTGGCTATGGTTACGGAGAATGGGTCATGGAAACTTCTACTGCAACACAGCTAACCAAAGCCGTTACCAGTCCCGGCCTGTTCGGCAGTTTTCCCTGGGTAGACAACGAGAAAAAATACTGTGCCTTTCTGATGTGCTTCTACATTAAAAATGACGGGCGCCATGAACGTTATAAAGAGCTGAAACAATTGGTGGACGAGGCCATCAAATAA